The genomic window TGGATAAAAAAATGGGGTgcatttttccaaaattattaGTCACACTGGTAATTATTGACAAATCCGTGTGTTGCCTTTGTGTCCTCCCGTGACACTTCTATCGCCATAGTGCGACCTATTACTGCAGTATGCAGCCTTTTTCCTGAAGCTATTAGGTTTCCCTATGGCTCCTATGCCTCCTTTAGACCAACTCCAACGGGAGTTTCTCATAAAATTTCTCaccaataaaataagaaaaaaaatgtcaaaaggAGGAAAGAGGTAAGGGAAAGTTTCTCTTTAGAGAAACTCATCGACAACGTTTCTCACAGTTGTCATTCAATCAttggtttaattaaaatacttttcaattaaatattaataatatttatgttcACACTTATATTTATGTTCACACATATATTGAGAAACGGAAGTTGAGAAATTGCCGTTGCTGATGCTCTTAGTTCCTTCTTTCATGTCTATATGATTTGTAGGTTCTCTAAAGTTGAGATGGGTAAATGTTCAGCTAACCCATGGAGTTGGAATTGTGATTCTCGCTTGTTCACAATTGCTTTTGGTCTTCACAAGGATACTAATTGTATGCTTTGTTTGTGGTTGTGCTTTGTTTGCCATTGTTACTCCTTTATGGAGATCTATGTTCTATCAAATCCCCCTGTTGGTGGAAAATCTTTATTTGCAGGGAATGAGAGCTTCTTTGGTGTTTGTGGACTCGCTGTTACATCTTGTTTGGACATGCTGTCTTCCAAAACTCTTGAAGTTCCCTTGCGAGACATTTCTGTCGCTTATCGTTCTAGCACCTACACGTTGGTAGCAGAAGATATTGTAGCGAAGACTGCCTTATCGTTGAAGAACGCCCTCTTGTTGGTGTGGAATGAAGACTCTTTGGTTTTGCAATTGTTCTTGGATTCCCAGTTCAGTGTAAAATCTTTCAAGTCACTCGAAGTCACCGTTGAGCTAGGGAGATTTCTGCTTGTTTTAAGCTTCCTCCACCTCCGGTTTATCCCCTTGTTTTTTGCATTAATCTCTTGTACTGCGTTTGTATTTGCAGTTCTTTCAGTTCTTAGTGCTGTGTTTTACTCTTGTAATGGAGACTAAATCATTTCTATATCTATGAAATcagtttgaccaaaaaaaaaaaaaagaagaatgcaCCCTAACAAAGGCGGCCTTTGGGCAAAaactatttcaaaaaatatgtttaatttctccaaatttttccttctctttgtGCTTTAATTGGCCTTTGAATCAATAAGACTCGTTGATTTGTTGTCTCCatccttctcctcttctcGCAGCAAAATTCTTCTTATCATTGTTTTACTTGGACATGCTCCAAAATTATAtaagctctgataccatgttgGAATATTGATTCTAGTTCTTAAACTCAACATGTACAAAAAGTGTGTCAAATGAAATGTAGGTGTTTTCTCCTCCGACCCAAATGTTGTACATTGCGATGATGTTTTGTGGCCCTTCCACGTCAACGTATGTATGGTCACCGGAGAAATGCGTTGGGATGATTCTTCCAAATACTACCTCCCCACCGTTGAGACCTCCTTCTCCAGAGTTAGAGAACCGTCTAAGCCATatagaaaacatattttttgcAATCTTGCCTTGGAAAACCATAGAGTGCCAAACAGATGTACCGAAATTTAACGAGTCCGGGAACCTGAGTCCCAATATACCATCAAACGGTACTTTCgtgaaaaaaacttttttcaagAGTCTCAACGCCCTCTATGAAGGTCTGTGACGTGATGCTAATCCCACCAACCGTAACGGTGTCAACACTTAAGAAACCCGTTCCATACTTGAGCTCTGCCTTTATTCCTATTTTACGCACATACTAGAGAGGTTAACACACTGAACGTATAAATACAGTCTAAAcagatatataattcaaattttgacaCAGAGCAAAATAAATTCacaccaaaatatatttgtttcatgaCCATACAAATAATCATCATAAACCATGAATAAGGATTAATACTTTTTTGTAAACAGTGAAATTGGATGAAAGATAAAGACAACcataaaatttagaatatatttgataaaaaactataataacaCAGTCTAAAACTTACCATTTTCTTTAAAGGTTCTTGATGCACTGGATTTGTAACATATGTTCATAGAGAGAGCtgtgtttctgtttctctgtttgtttgttgCGTTCTTGCAGAACTTTTAACCCTCTTATGCAATCCAAGCTATGAATATAGTTTTCATATAGTTGTTCTCATATCAACAATTAAGCATTTTGTTATATGAATATTTGATGATCACACCATGATCAGACGCCTTCGGATTCATATAAGGGGTAGGCCTTTGCACCGAACCTAACTTTCCCAATCGGAACATAACAAtgtatggtttttttttttcaatttcttaatGAAGTTCTATAAGATAATTTTGGTGAATAGTATTAGTATACCCTCCTAAATTCATTGATCACGTGACGTGATatgcttcattttttttgtcaacacaTGATATGTTGCTTCTATTGGTTAAAGCCTTAAAGGCTAAaagctttttcttctatacCAAATTTCCTTCTCATaactcatttttcttttcattgtatataaataacttGGAGGatttaaatccaaattttgtaaacccatcagaaatttaaattaacaatgAATATTCCAACTATATGCTTATGGTTGAATcacttttgtctttctttttcctcaaGTCAAAACTAagttaaattaacaattagTCAAATACTTatgataaaccaaaaaaaatgattacaCCATCATGGAAATTTTTTTGCAGCTTCTTCCGCAAGAAAATCAATCAGTAATCAGCAAAATACATCTGGGATGGATGACGTTTCAATAGAAACTTATCTTCTATTCGTctcaagagaacaaaaaaagtgtCAACAATACGTGATATGATCAATTTATCACATTTAATGAGATCTGGTCAAATCACCAATCCATTTGTGTATctgaaatatttacaattagTTTA from Arabidopsis thaliana chromosome 3, partial sequence includes these protein-coding regions:
- a CDS encoding uncharacterized protein (unknown protein; BEST Arabidopsis thaliana protein match is: unknown protein (TAIR:AT4G36925.1); Has 9 Blast hits to 9 proteins in 3 species: Archae - 0; Bacteria - 0; Metazoa - 0; Fungi - 0; Plants - 9; Viruses - 0; Other Eukaryotes - 0 (source: NCBI BLink).) → MGKCSANPWSWNCDSRLFTIAFGLHKDTNCMLCLWLCFVCHCYSFMEIYVLSNPPVGGKSLFAGNESFFGVCGLAVTSCLDMLSSKTLEVPLRDISVAYRSSTYTLVAEDIVAKTALSLKNALLLVWNEDSLVLQLFLDSQFSVKSFKSLEVTVELGRFLLVLSFLHLRFIPLFFALISCTAFVFAVLSVLSAVFYSCNGD